The following coding sequences are from one Arthrobacter sp. 24S4-2 window:
- a CDS encoding GntR family transcriptional regulator has translation MHDDAVRFLSQPIAAQPGSPLRVAVYSRIAEAIRNNLLQPGSMLPTETELGTDMQVSRTVVREALMLLEEDGLIRARRGVGRFVSDTLPRIGIERIRPFEEVLGGPGQHLEIKRTQVVRQPASEFAAPGVGIAPGEDCWLWESVLIRDGEPIGQLQENISALPVRFGSGSAAAAPLQVEDDGGTTLLAALTKMAGRGLGPGECQISLSQVGPSRAKLLDLRPSDPVLVLTQYVRHANRPFYLAKCLIAARAGHLSVMQSVQS, from the coding sequence GTGCACGACGACGCCGTCCGGTTCTTGTCCCAGCCGATCGCGGCCCAGCCCGGCTCCCCGCTCCGGGTTGCCGTCTACTCACGGATCGCCGAAGCGATCCGCAACAACCTCCTGCAGCCCGGATCCATGCTCCCCACGGAGACCGAGCTCGGCACCGACATGCAGGTGAGCCGCACCGTGGTCCGCGAGGCCCTGATGCTGCTCGAGGAAGACGGCCTCATCCGGGCCCGCCGCGGCGTCGGCCGGTTCGTCTCCGACACCCTCCCCCGCATCGGCATCGAGCGCATCCGGCCCTTCGAAGAAGTCCTCGGCGGCCCCGGCCAGCACTTGGAAATCAAGCGGACCCAGGTGGTGCGCCAGCCGGCCTCCGAATTCGCGGCACCCGGGGTTGGCATCGCGCCCGGCGAGGACTGCTGGCTGTGGGAGTCCGTCCTGATCAGGGACGGCGAACCCATCGGCCAGCTGCAGGAAAACATCTCCGCCCTGCCCGTCCGCTTCGGCAGCGGTTCCGCTGCCGCCGCCCCCTTGCAGGTTGAGGACGACGGCGGAACCACCCTGCTTGCCGCCCTCACCAAGATGGCGGGACGCGGCCTCGGCCCCGGCGAATGCCAGATCAGCCTCAGTCAGGTGGGGCCGAGCCGCGCCAAGCTCCTCGACTTGCGCCCCTCCGACCCGGTGCTCGTCCTCACCCAGTACGTCCGCCACGCCAACCGGCCCTTCTACCTGGCCAAGTGCCTTATCGCCGCACGCGCCGGGCATCTCTCCGTGATGCAGTCCGTCCAGTCCTAG